The Macadamia integrifolia cultivar HAES 741 chromosome 4, SCU_Mint_v3, whole genome shotgun sequence genome contains the following window.
AGTAGTACAGTCTTTTCCCATCTGTTTTAGTTTTGGCATTTCCTACACGACTAGCAGGcctttttttctcaattcttttAAGGAAAAGGAAGCTTAAAAGATAACATGATCCCTACACCTAGATACATAGGAGATGAAAATGACCAtctcacccctcatgaaaggtggaaatcctGCCCTGTTTATGCTTTCATGTATGCTCCCATTAACCCCACATTGATGCAAACCACACTGTCTTTgaaggaaacattttttttctaggTAAACTATAGCGAAGTTTAttagataatatttttttatatgattatCACTAAAGAAAAATTATGGATAATTTTATGGGTAGTGAGCAAAAAATAGATTCAATGTCTTGAATGTGGCTAAAATTTTGTAGACAAATTGATCATAAGACCCCATGTTCACGTGTCGAGTTTCAATTCAAACAGAGTTTACtagacaaaaaaaattatttaaaatatgtgAGACATCTAATAGTTGTTAGAGTACCAATAAACATGCATAGACATACCTAGGTAGTTGATTGAATTGAGCTATGAAATTTTACGCGTGGCTACTATAGACAGTGTCCTCACCGCTCAACTACCAAATGGCCACCTCACATTCCATGTGGTGTAAATAGATACACTTGATCAAATGTATGTTTCTTATATGCCTAATAAGGGAATATGTGTCTAATGTCTTTTAGGTGAAAATGTAGCAAATTGAGTTTAATGATCAAACTCAATCatctaccgaaaaaaaaaaaaaaaaaacctcaatcaTATGACTAGATTGTAGTAGATTATTCTTGTGTACTTTTCATGTTTCATATTGTTTTGCACTTGTGACTTTTCTATCTTCGGTAGAAatcatatttttatattataaaataataataataataatatatataatgtgtttgggctgaaattttgttTAGAGACTATAGGATCTAAATCTCAACAATTTGGTAGATAGCGGTGTCAAACCGTTAATTTTGTGGCATGTTATGCTCAAGGGCGGGGGGGTGTTGAGGTTTTGCGGGTAGGCAAACCAAAAGCTTCCTACTCACGATTTAGCATAAACAAAGTTTACCTAACGACAATATAAAACATTAAAACTTTAGGCCACTTTGGATAAGTACTCAACCTGTGATTAGACTTTTGGATCATCATCAACTCCTACACCGTATTATTCATGGTCATAAAATACCCTTCCTTTAAGATTTAAATACCTACGGTGAGGAGATTCTAAGTATTCTTATTAGTATATATGATTTTGGATAGGCTTAACACCTCCCACTCCaccctactaaaaaaaaaaatcaatgatatCAGGCAAAAGGCCACGTAAGGATTGGATGAGAGCTTACGAGGGTGACAACGATAGAACACCAAACGGGGCTTATAAGCACTGAATAACCAATGGTTGGGCTTTTGTTATTTCTAAAGTTAACATATATGCGTATTAGCGATGCCTACGCCCACATAAATTTGCTatatttgaagagagagagagagatgacacGAAGATTAAACGCTTGTACTGCAACGAAGTGTTGTCCATAGTGAAGCCCAGTTGGCAAAGAACATTACTGGGAGTTGATGATTTGCTAAAACATGTTAAATCATTCTAAAATTCTCACAAACACAAACAGTAATTAGTTCTTCTGAACAAATACCCCTAAAACTAGACTCATACGTAATAATAATAAGTGGTAACTAAGGGAGATGGAAGCCAAAGAAGGACAACAGAAACTGAAGAAGAAGCAGTGCAGAAAGCCCGGATGTTGGGATGACATGACTTGATCTTCCTCCAGATGAAGGGGAATCGTCCTCAGGTGACATCACCTTGACAATCACCTTCTGTCCTCTCTTGCAGTGACTTAATACTCCACTGATGAAATAAAAAGACCCAGAATGATCAAAGTGGTACACAGTGTTGCCATCATTAGAGAAGAACATTGGATGTGTGGAATCACACTGGTTGTAATCTGAACCACTCACTACCATTACTGAATCTTTCTTGTACTTAAAACCTGAACCatcaaatacccaaaaaaatatcagAATACAATAGAACATTTGATGTGGGATTATTGCTTTCGCGTGAAACCCAACAATCTCTCCCTCCACGCGGGATTATAGTATGAGAATAAACTACTTACGGATGCTATCATCAACACGGAACCTGTTCCTGGAGGCCCATTCGCTGTAAATTTTGGTGGCATTAAGAGGAGGAACAACCCAACCATTGGAGCCTCCGACTTCAAACTCAAAGGAAGAAACAGTGAATTGttgaagagaagagatgaaaatgATCATCGTAAGGATGATGGGAACTGCTTTAGCAGAGCCCAACAGGGGAGTAGCCATCTTCTTCAGagtagtgagagagagagagagagagagagagagagagaggaattgtTCTGAATCAATCTGTGGTTTGTTGCTATATATTCTACTGCATGggtttttgatttaaaaaacagAGGAGGGAATCGAGAGTAGTGGAGGACTGGAGGTGGGGTTAATTGGGGAGTTAGTTACCGATAGAATAGGAGATAGTGGGAGCCTGGGAGGCAACGGTCTTCTGCTTCACATCCTTAATTTGACTCGGTCCAACTTTAACTCACCCCGGAGTCACTGTCTCTCGAGTTCTTTCTTCGgcttctagagagagagagtgcgaGATTTCAACCAAAGAGAGAGATCAGATGGTGTGACGGTTGTGTTCCTAACATGGTTGTAAAAATCGGAATGGAATGGTCAGTTTGGTCAGATTGGAATTTTATTGGTCTTTACTCTGGACCGATCTTGGATCCTAACCTTTCTGATCCAATTCCACATGTATGCTTtcagggtaaaatggtattaaATAGTT
Protein-coding sequences here:
- the LOC122075555 gene encoding early nodulin-like protein 1; translated protein: MATPLLGSAKAVPIILTMIIFISSLQQFTVSSFEFEVGGSNGWVVPPLNATKIYSEWASRNRFRVDDSIRFKYKKDSVMVVSGSDYNQCDSTHPMFFSNDGNTVYHFDHSGSFYFISGVLSHCKRGQKVIVKVMSPEDDSPSSGGRSSHVIPTSGLSALLLLQFLLSFFGFHLP